The Brassica napus cultivar Da-Ae chromosome C7, Da-Ae, whole genome shotgun sequence genome has a segment encoding these proteins:
- the LOC125590711 gene encoding UBP1-associated proteins 1C-like isoform X2: protein MVWFQCEDCGASLKKPKLPPHFRACRASRLSCIDCGETFGQDSVQGHNQCITEAEKYGPKGQSKGTPAKPKDGSKQQPDFDIKVGLSNRYPWFCSLCNTSATSQQTLLAHAEGKKHRGKAKSFHAKQQGSANPVVVDATENASNGFTEEKKEDSVVLHVEKKRKLDDTLVDTENKGEVVQTEGKGNEVKKAKKQQDHEKKINWKKLITSALKSEDKTLKMKKLKKLVLESLVDSGITRDKSDVSEEIELKVNSSSRFTVDGKYVKLVAKDGIPFLRQATATVKFLPL, encoded by the exons ATGGTTTGGTTTCAATGCGAGGACTGTGGAGCGAGTCTGAAGAAGCCAAAGCTCCCGCCTCACTTCAGGGCGTGCCGTGCCTCAAGG TTATCGTGCATCGACTGTGGAGAAACGTTTGGGCAAGATAGCGTACAAGGACATAACCAGTGCATTACCGAAGCT GAGAAGTATGGTCCAAAAGGTCAGTCAAAGGGCACACCTGCAAAGCCAAAGGACGGCTCGAAGCAACAGCCTGACTTTGATATTAAGGTTGGCTTATCCAATCGGTATCCATGGTTTTGTAG CTTATGTAACACAAGTGCTACTAGCCAGCAGACTTTGCTTGCCCATGCTGAAGGGAAGAAACACCGAGGAAAAGCAAAAAGCTTCCATGCTAAACAACAGGGATCTGCAAACCCTGTGGTGGTGGATGCAACAGAGAATGCTTCTAATGGTTTTacggaagagaagaaagaagattcaGTTGTCTTGCATGTTGAGAAAAAGAGAAAGCTTGACGACACTTTAGTTGATACGGAGAACAAGGGAGAGGTAGTTCAAACTGAAGGAAAAGGAAATGAAGTGAAGAAAGCGAAGAAGCAGCAGGATCATGAGAAGAAAATCAATTGGAAGAAGTTGATCACATCAGCTTTGAAATCT GAAGATAAAACTTTGAAGATGAAGAAACTGAAGAAGCTCGTTCTGGAATCTCTTGTAGATTCAGGCATTACTCGAGACAAATCCGACGTTAGTGAGGAAATAGAGCTAAAG gtGAACTCGAGCTCCAGATTCACAGTTGATGGCAAGTACGTGAAACTTGTGGCTAAAGATGGAATCCCATTCTTGAGGCAAGCAACAGCAACAGTCAAATTTTTGCCATTGTAA
- the LOC125590711 gene encoding UBP1-associated proteins 1C-like isoform X1, producing MVWFQCEDCGASLKKPKLPPHFRACRASRLSCIDCGETFGQDSVQGHNQCITEAEKYGPKGQSKGTPAKPKDGSKQQPDFDIKVGLSNRYPWFCSLCNTSATSQQTLLAHAEGKKHRGKAKSFHAKQQGSANPVVVDATENASNGFTEEKKEDSVVLHVEKKRKLDDTLVDTENKGEVVQTEGKGNEVKKAKKQQDHEKKINWKKLITSALKSKEDKTLKMKKLKKLVLESLVDSGITRDKSDVSEEIELKVNSSSRFTVDGKYVKLVAKDGIPFLRQATATVKFLPL from the exons ATGGTTTGGTTTCAATGCGAGGACTGTGGAGCGAGTCTGAAGAAGCCAAAGCTCCCGCCTCACTTCAGGGCGTGCCGTGCCTCAAGG TTATCGTGCATCGACTGTGGAGAAACGTTTGGGCAAGATAGCGTACAAGGACATAACCAGTGCATTACCGAAGCT GAGAAGTATGGTCCAAAAGGTCAGTCAAAGGGCACACCTGCAAAGCCAAAGGACGGCTCGAAGCAACAGCCTGACTTTGATATTAAGGTTGGCTTATCCAATCGGTATCCATGGTTTTGTAG CTTATGTAACACAAGTGCTACTAGCCAGCAGACTTTGCTTGCCCATGCTGAAGGGAAGAAACACCGAGGAAAAGCAAAAAGCTTCCATGCTAAACAACAGGGATCTGCAAACCCTGTGGTGGTGGATGCAACAGAGAATGCTTCTAATGGTTTTacggaagagaagaaagaagattcaGTTGTCTTGCATGTTGAGAAAAAGAGAAAGCTTGACGACACTTTAGTTGATACGGAGAACAAGGGAGAGGTAGTTCAAACTGAAGGAAAAGGAAATGAAGTGAAGAAAGCGAAGAAGCAGCAGGATCATGAGAAGAAAATCAATTGGAAGAAGTTGATCACATCAGCTTTGAAATCT AAGGAAGATAAAACTTTGAAGATGAAGAAACTGAAGAAGCTCGTTCTGGAATCTCTTGTAGATTCAGGCATTACTCGAGACAAATCCGACGTTAGTGAGGAAATAGAGCTAAAG gtGAACTCGAGCTCCAGATTCACAGTTGATGGCAAGTACGTGAAACTTGTGGCTAAAGATGGAATCCCATTCTTGAGGCAAGCAACAGCAACAGTCAAATTTTTGCCATTGTAA
- the LOC125590712 gene encoding transmembrane protein 230-like — MAYVDHAFSISDEDLMIGTSYTVSNRPPVKEISLAVSLLLFGILGIVSGFFMAYNRVGGDRGHGIFFIVLGCLLFIPGFYYTRIAYYAYKGYKGFSFSNIPSV; from the exons ATGGCGTACGTGGACCACGCGTTCTCGATATCGGACGAGGACCTAATGATTGGGACTTCGTACACCGTCAGCAATCGACCGCCGGTGAAGGAAATCTCGCTCGCGGTGTCTCTCCTCTTGTTCGGAATCCTGGGAATCGTCTCCGGTTTCTTCATGGCGTACAACCGAGTCGGCGGCGATCGAGGCCACG GTATCTTCTTCATAGTCCTCGGGTGTCTTCTGTTTATCCCGGGCTTTTACTATACACGGATCGCATACTACGCATACAAAGGATACAAAGGTTTCTCCTTCTCAAACATACCCTCCGTTTAA
- the LOC125575138 gene encoding sugar transporter ERD6-like 7, whose protein sequence is MSNASDDSREPLVEKHLAESKQEQPWMVYLSTFVAVCGSFAFGSCAGYSSPAQAAIRNDLSLTIAEFSLFGSLLTFGAMFGAITSGPIADSIGRKGAMRVSSAFCVAGWLAIFFANGVVALDLGRLATGYGMGAFSYVVPIFIAEIAPKAFRGALTTLNQILICTGVSVSFIIGTMVTWRVLALIGLVPCAVSFLGLFCIPESPRWLAKMGRDTEFEAALRKLRGKKTDVSEEAAEIQDYIETLERLPKAKALDLFQRRYIRSVLIAFGLMVFQQFGGINGICFYTSSIFEQAGFPTRLGMIIYAVLQVVITALNAPIVDRAGRKPLLLVSATGLVIGCLITAVSFYLKAHDLAHEAVPVLAVVGIMMYIASFSAGMGAMPWVVMSEIFPINIKGVAGGMATLVNWFGAWAVSYTFNFLMSWSSYGTFIIYAVINALAIVFVIAVVPETKGKTLEEIQAIVNP, encoded by the exons ATGTCAAACGCAAGTGATGACAGCAGAGAACCATTGGTGGAGAAGCATTTGGCTGAATCAAAACAGGAACAGCCGTGGATGGTTTATCTTAGCACATTTGTTGCAGTTTGTGGTTCTTTTGCATTTGGTTCTTGT GCGGGATACTCCTCACCTGCTCAAGCTGCAATTAGGAATGATCTTTCTCTGACAATCGCTGAG TTTTCACTATTTGGCTCTTTGCTGACTTTTGGTGCAATGTTTGGAGCTATCACAAGCGGGCCTATAGCTGATTCAATTGGAAGAAAAGGG GCAATGAGAGTTTCATCTGCGTTTTGTGTCGCCGGGTGGCTAGCAATCTTCTTTGCAAAT GGAGTAGTGGCTCTGGATCTAGGAAGACTTGCCACAGGATACGGAATGGGAGCATTCTCCTATGTG GTACCAATCTTTATAGCAGAGATTGCACCTAAAGCCTTTAGAGGGGCTCTAACCACATTGAATCAG ATTCTGATTTGCACTGGAGTGTCTGTTTCCTTCATTATAGGCACAATGGTAACATGGAGAGTCTTAGCACTAATAG GACTCGTCCCATGTGCTGTCTCCTTTCTAGGCCTCTTTTGTATCCCTGAGTCTCCAAGATGGCTG GCAAAGATGGGGCGTGATACAGAGTTTGAAGCTGCACTGAGGAAGCTCCGTGGGAAGAAGACTGATGTATCTGAGGAGGCAGCAGAGATTCAG GACTATATTGAAACCCTGGAAAGGCTTCCAAAAGCCAAGGCGCTGGATTTGTTTCAGAGGAGATACATACGCTCTGTTCTT ATAGCATTTGGATTGATGGTGTTTCAGCAGTTTGGAGGAATCAATGGGATTTGTTTCTACACAAGCTCTATATTTGAGCAAGCAG GTTTCCCCACAAGACTTGGGATGATAATATATGCTGTTCTTCAG GTGGTAATCACTGCGCTTAATGCACCAATAGTTGACAGAGCCGGAAGAAAGCCATTGCTATTG GTTTCTGCAACAGGGTTAGTGATAGGATGTTTGATCACAGCGGTCTCATTCTATCTCAAGGCTCATGACCTGGCACACGAAGCAGTGCCAGTCCTAGCTGTCGTTGGTATAATG ATGTACATAGCATCGTTTTCAGCAGGAATGGGAGCAATGCCATGGGTTGTTATGTCTGAG ATATTTCCCATAAACATAAAAGGAGTAGCAGGAGGCATGGCGACGCTGGTGAACTGGTTTGGAGCTTGGGCTGTTTCTTACACTTTCAACTTCCTCATGTCCTGGAGCTCTTATG GAACTTTCATCATTTACGCAGTGATCAACGCACTAGCCATCGTTTTTGTCATCGCAGTGGTGCCTGAAACCAAAGGGAAGACATTGGAGGAGATCCAAGCTATAGTCAATCCATAg
- the LOC106356126 gene encoding plant intracellular Ras-group-related LRR protein 6: MICEETYHQQPQAPIKEHMMTMMMMDQHQSRKSPLSSSPSSPSSSPRSPSSPRSPSFNINNEEERLEVVNMSGMALESLPNPSINLAQICKLDLSNNYLQTIPESLTARLLNLIALDVHSNQLKALPNSIGCLSKLKTLNVSGNFLVSLPKSIQHCRSLEELNANFNKLIRLPDSIGYELTNLRKLSVNSNKLISLPISITHLTSLRALDARLNCLMILPDDLENLINLEILNVSQNFQYLTALPSSIGLLMNLIELDVSYNKITVLPESIGCMRRLRKLSVEGNPLVSPPAEVMEQNLQVVREYLTQKINGTAPKSPSKKKSWGFGKLVKYGTFNGGSRSWNREEREGFIMPEYRSIDSLASPRYSGMFSPRRLFSPRSYFSR, translated from the exons atgataTGCGAGGAGACATATCATCAGCAACCACAGGCACCGATCAAGGAACatatgatgacgatgatgatgatggatcAACACCAAAGTAGGAAATCACCATTATCATCATCGCCATCTTCACCGTCATCATCACCTAGGTCACCATCATCACCTAGATCGCCATCATTCAACATTAACAATGAGGAAGAGAGATTAGAAGTTGTGAACATGAGTGGGATGGCCTTAGAATCTCTCCCAAATCCATCAATCAATCTAGCTCAGATTTGCAAGCTTGATCTCTCCAACAATTATCTCCAG ACCATACCAGAATCACTTACAGCAAGACTACTCAACTTAATAGCATTAGATGTTCATTCTAATCAGCTCAAAGCTCTTCCAAATTCCATTGGCTGTCTCTCCAAGCTCAAGACCCTCAACGTCTCCGGCAACTTTCTTGTTTCCCTTCCCAAATCTATCCAGCATTGCAG GTCTCTGGAAGAACTTAATGCAaacttcaacaaactcattagATTACCAGACTCCATTGGATATGAACTCACCAATCTAAGGAAGCTCTCTGTCAACTCCAACAAGCTCATCAGCCTCCCAATCTCCATTACTCACCTTACTTCTCTCCGTGCCCTCGATGCTCGTCTCAACTGCCTAATGATTCTCCCAGATGACCTCGAGAATCTCATCAACCTCGAGATCCTCAATGTCAGCCAGAACTTCCAGTACCTTACAGCCCTCCCATCTTCCATTGGCCTCTTAATGAACCTCATCGAGCTTGATGTTAGCTACAACAAGATCACTGTCTTACCTGAGTCCATTGGCTGCATGAGACGGCTGAGGAAGCTGAGTGTTGAGGGAAACCCACTCGTATCCCCTCCTGCTGAGGTGATGGAGCAGAACTTGCAAGTGGTGAGAGAGTATCTGACACAGAAGATAAATGGTACAGCACCAAAAAGTCCCAGCAAGAAGAAGTCATGGGGGTTTGGTAAGCTAGTGAAGTATGGGACGTTCAATGGTGGATCAAGAAGCTGGAATAGGGAAGAGAGAGAAGGGTTCATCATGCCTGAGTACCGTTCCATTGACAGTCTTGCTTCACCGAGGTACTCTGGAATGTTCTCCCCTCGCCGTCTCTTTTCTCCAAGAAGTTATTTCAGCAGATAA
- the LOC106390524 gene encoding cold shock domain-containing protein 3-like codes for MAKDCRGGSGGNRYGGRGYGGEGCYTCGDVGHFTRDCRANGGGYIGGGGGGGNTCYTCGGVGHMARVCTSKRQSGGGIGGACYECGGIGHLARDCDRRGRGGGGGGGCKCFTCGEEGHFARNCSSLA; via the coding sequence ATGGCGAAGGATTGTCGTGGTGGTTCCGGTGGGAACAGATACGGTGGCCGTGGATATGGCGGTGAGGGATGCTACACGTGTGGTGATGTAGGTCATTTCACAAGGGATTGCAGGGCAAACGGCGGCGGATACATCGGAGGTGGAGGTGGCGGTGGAAACACTTGCTATACATGTGGCGGAGTTGGACACATGGCTAGAGTTTGCACAAGCAAGAGACAGTCTGGTGGTGGTATTGGTGGTGCTTGTTATGAATGTGGAGGCATTGGTCATTTGGCACGTGACTGTGATCGTAGAGGAAGAGGAGGCGGTGGCGGCGGTGGTTGCAAGTGTTTCACATGCGGCGAGGAAGGTCACTTTGCGAGGAACTGCTCTTCGCTTGCTTAA
- the LOC125589895 gene encoding 18.5 kDa class IV heat shock protein-like → MSIIPINDRRSISPEDRIWEPFELMNTFFDFPSPSLLLPRHFPSLSSPSTVETQLYWTETPTAHVFKAYLPGTTQDEAIVFVDDEGYLQICAGDNKFMSRFKLPDNALKDQVTAWMEEDAFLVVFVAKDGTFSQTPPEIEDNRNVRVVEITGDDD, encoded by the coding sequence ATGTCGATCATTCCAATCAACGATCGCCGGAGTATCTCTCCCGAAGATAGAATCTGGGAGCCATTCGAACTCATGAACACCTTCTTCGACTTCCCCTCACCTTCTCTCCTCCTCCCTCGCCACTTCCCCTCACTCTCTTCACCATCCACCGTCGAAACCCAACTCTACTGGACGGAGACTCCGACTGCTCACGTTTTCAAAGCGTATCTTCCTGGAACGACTCAGGATGAAGCGATCGTGTTCGTGGACGACGAAGGATACCTCCAGATCTGCGCGGGAGACAACAAGTTCATGAGCAGATTCAAGCTTCCCGACAACGCCCTGAAGGATCAGGTGACGGCGTGGATGGAGGAGGATGCGTTCCTCGTCGTGTTCGTCGCGAAAGATGGTACTTTTTCCCAGACGCCGCCGGAGATCGAGGATAATCGCAATGTGAGAGTCGTGGAGATCACCGGCGATGATGATTAA
- the LOC106357617 gene encoding protein TRANSPARENT TESTA 9 encodes MWFSFLRPRDRFSLVELRHLTDQLRKFQIVNDTNKDFVVEALRSIAEILTYGDQHDPSFFEFFMEKQVMGEFVRILRVSKTVAVSVQLLQTMSIMIQNLKSEQAIYYLFSNEYVNYLITYTFDFQHEELLSYYISFLRAVSGKLNQHTISLLLKTENDVVVSFPLYVEGIKFAFHEENMIRTAVRSLTLNVYHVGDESVNDYVVSPPHTEYFSKLVSFFQKQCIDLSAMVLNTLESPSPDSGGKLFSAVDGIEDTLYYFSDVISAGIPDIGRLVTDHILQNLTLPLLLPSLCSETVNDVSIDPITSLYLLCCILRIVKIKDLANITAATLFCPVKAFIASFLVKPNSSLAPERPRFRNGHPDNGVTEEADQQCPSNAVLREDGNSHVCSESTTKSIFNDSDITFRETLLQYISEGDDVQAQGSLFVLATLLQTKELEESMLDAFGILPQRKQHKKLLLQSLVGEDSDEEQLFSPRNGSMRDGSSELDWCLRKLEEQFGVCCSLRGDAVSPLVHRHQVVDALVSLLCRENISAETLWCGGWLLRQLLPYSQAEFNHKHLKMLNDSYEKCKEALIREIKGSWPDLLITVLLDEWKKCKKVIEAPSPQKDPISVILQLDRFSSNDNIVSDSSFTAGEKLCEVVKVFVLLHQLQIFLLGRPLPEQPPIHPPADISETSRATTSGLDVSVPKPGTEVKLVDAVPCWIAFERGKEREFSFLALSSGVSGWIVLAEKSLLKPDHGIVRIVAPLAGCNPRIDEKQPRWLHLRIRPSTLPFLDPIKRGVYKKLKSKGLVDGKWTVAFRSDEFCHSAYSMVAHEMDLQSSEVERRLKPLFEFDRNQQDQSTITSDAIPSSTSSSSG; translated from the exons ATGTGGTTCTCCTTCTTAAGACCCAGAGATCGATTCTCCTTGGTCGAACTCAG gCATCTGACGGACCAGTTGAGGAAATTTCAGATAGTGAACGATACCAATAAG GACTTTGTTGTCGAGGCACTGAGATCAATCGCGGAGATACTAACCTATGGCGATCAGCATGATCCCTCATTCTTTGA GTTTTTTATGGAGAAGCAAGTCATGGGAGAGTTTGTACGTATCTTGAGGGTTAGCAAAACAGTAGCAGTTTCTGTTCAGTTGTTGCAAACCATGAGTATTATGATCCAGAACCTCAAAAGTGAACAAGCCATCT ACTATTTGTTCAGTAACGAATATGTAAACTATTTGATAACATATACATTTGACTTCCAACATGAAGAGCTCCTATCCTACTACATATCCTTCTTAAG AGCTGTTAGTGGGAAACTAAACCAGCATACGATATCATTGCTTTTGAAGACCGAGAAC GATGTAgtagtttcttttcctctttATGTTGAAGGCATTAAGTTTGCATTTCATGAAGAGAACATGATACGCACTGCAGTTCGTTCCCTGACTCTTAATGTATATCATG TTGGCGATGAATCTGTGAATGATTATGTAGTTAGTCCACCACACACCGAGTACTTTTCAAAACTAGTTTCATTTTTCCAAAAGCAATGCATTGATCTAAGTGCAATGGTGTTGAACACTTTAGA GAGCCCATCCCCAGACTCAGGAGGAAAATTATTTTCTGCCGTTGATGGGATTGAGGACACCTTGTACTACTTTAGTGATGTTATCTCTGCTGGCATACCTGATATTGGGAGGCTGGTAACAGATCACATTCTGCAGAATCTAACTCTCCCACTTCTTCTCCCGTCTCTATGCTCTGAGACTGTAAAT GATGTTTCAATTGATCCCATCACTTCTCTCTATCTGCTTTGCTGCATCCTGCGGATAGTTAAAATCAAAGATTTGGCAAATATTACCGCTGCTACACTTTTCTGCCCTGTAAAAGCTTTCATTGCGAGTTTCCTAGTGAAGCCTAATAGTAGCTTGGCTCCTGAACGCCCTAGATTTCGAAATGGGCATCCAGACAATGGTGTTACCGAGGAAGCAGATCAACAGTGTCCAAGCAATGCAGTATTAAGGGAGGATGGAAACTCCCACGTCTGCAGTGAAAGTACTACGAAAAGTATCTTCAACGATTCAGATATTACATTTAG GGAGACCTTGCTTCAATATATTTCTGAGGGAGATGACGTGCAAGCTCAGGGTTCCTTGTTTGTGCTAGCCACTTTGTTGCAGACAAAAG AACTTGAAGAGTCAATGCTAGATGCTTTCGGCATTCTTCCTCAGCGTAAGCAGCACAAAAAACTTTTGCTG CAATCTTTGGTTGGGGAGGACTCTGATGAAGAACAACTATTTTCACCACGAAATGGTTCTATGAGAGATGGAAGTAGTGAACTTGATTGGTGTCTACGGAAGCTGGAG GAGCAGTTTGGAGTATGCTGTTCATTGCGTGGGGATGCAGTGTCCCCCCTTGTACATAGACATCAG GTGGTGGATGCATTGGTCAGTCTTCTCTGCCGTGAAAACATATCTGCAGAAACATTATGGTGTGGAGGATGGCTTTTACGCCAATTGCTTCCTTATAGCCAGGCAGAGTTTAATCATAAACATCTGAAGATGCTGAAT GATTCATATGAGAAATGCAAAGAAGCACTAATCCGGGAGATCAAAGGTTCCTGGCCTGATCTACTCATCACAGTACTGCTTGATGAGTGGAAAAAGTGCAAAAAAG TGATCGAAGCTCCATCTCCTCAAAAAGACCCTATATCTGTTATTCTCCAGCTGGATAGATTCTCTTCTAATG ataacATTGTTAGCGATTCATCATTTACAGCAGGTGAAAAGTTGTGCGAGGTGGTAAAG GTTTTTGTGCTTCTTCATCAACTCCAGATCTTCTTGCTTGGTAGGCCCTTGCCAGAGCAGCCTCCTATCCACCCTCCTGCCGACATATCTGAAACGTCTCGTGCCACAACTTCTGGTTTGGATGTTTCAGTCCCAAAACCTGGCACCGAAGTGAAGCTAG TTGATGCTGTACCTTGTTGGATTGCCTTTGAAAGAGGCAAGGAACGTGAATTCTCGTTTCTAGCATTATCGTCTGGTGTCTCTGGTTGGATCGTCCTTGCTGAAAAGTCACTTTTGAAGCCAGATCACGGAATCGTCCGTATTGTTGCACCTTTAGCCGGCTGCAAC CCCCGAATAGATGAAAAGCAACCAAGGTGGCTACACTTGAGAATCCGACCATCTACGTTACCTTTCTTGGATCCAATAAAGCGAGGAGTCTATAAGAAGCTCAAGTCCAAAGGTCTAGTAGATGGAAAATGGACAGTAGCATTCAGGAGCGATGAGTTTTGTCACTCTGCTTACTCGATGGTTGCGCATGAGATGGATCTACAATCCAGCGAGGTTGAAAGGAGGTTAAAGCCATTGTTTGAATTTGATAGAAACCAGCAAGATCAATCAACAATAACTTCTGACGCCATCccttcttcaacttcttcttcttccggcTGA
- the LOC106357616 gene encoding pentatricopeptide repeat-containing protein At2g19280: MWVSSSIIKSSGFARTKAFRYIWSTTFLFHPLADYNNPRLLRSGSGNTTHFASRHYASNTGVRSSKPFGEDFDTTLKHIEVSDTSVETIRNVLIKHRWINRFDSEFSIELDEYKVIRILDDLFAETSDASIALYFFKWSELWIGAKHSSRSICRMAHILVSGNMNYRAVDMLLHLVKRSDGEERSLCLAMNDLFETRGDREVLETVFSMLVDCCVKGRKVDMAVKLAYKMDQLGIFPSRGVCISLLKEILRIQGLELAREFVEHMISRGRHLNAAVLTLFVSKHCSDGCFDKAWELLMEMKQQYGIRPDIVAFTVFIHRLCKAGFLKEATSVLFNLKLFGISQDSVSVSCVIDGFCKAGKPEEAVKLIHYFRLRPNIFVYSSFLSKICTEGDMLKASTVFQEIFELGLLADCVCYTTMIGGYCKLGKIDEAFKCFGAMLKSGNSPSLTTYTLLIGACSKIGNVDDAEALFRNMKVEGLVPDVVTYNNLMHGYGKTHQLNKVFELMDGMRSAGVFPDVATYNILIHSMVVRGYVDEANGIVNELIRRGFVPSVLAFTDVIGGFSKKGDFQEAFLLWHYMADLRVQPDVVTCSALLHGYCRAQRMGDAMVLFNKLLDAGLKPDVVLYNTLIHGYCSVGETEKACELIGMMVQRGMVPNESTYVALVVGLEGKSGVNSEKHASMLLEEIFVANSAK, from the coding sequence ATGTGGGTTTCAAGCTCAATAATCAAGTCTTCTGGGTTTGCGAGAACTAAGGCTTTTCGATATATCTGGTCCACGACCTTTCTCTTTCATCCTCTGGCTGATTATAACAACCCAAGACTACTTCGTAGTGGTTCTGGTAACACAACCCACTTTGCATCACGGCATTATGCTTCAAACACTGGAGTTCGTTCCAGTAAGCCTTTTGGTGAAGACTTTGATACGACTCTGAAGCACATTGAAGTCTCAGATACTTCTGTTGAAACTATCAGGAATGTGCTTATAAAGCACAGATGGATAAATAGATTTGATAGTGAGTTTAGTATCGAGCTTGATGAATACAAAGTCATTAGGATTTTGGATGATTTGTTTGCAGAGACTTCAGATGCATCTATTGCTCTTTACTTCTTTAAGTGGTCAGAGTTGTGGATTGGTGCTAAGCATTCAAGCAGGTCTATCTGCCGTATGGCTCATATTTTGGTATCTGGTAACATGAATTATAGAGCTGTTGACATGCTTCTCCATCTGGTGAAGAGATCCGATGGAGAAGAGAGGTCATTGTGTTTAGCCATGAATGATCTTTTCGAAACTCGTGGTGACCGTGAGGTTTTGGAGACTGTGTTTAGCATGCTTGTTGATTGTTGTGTTAAGGGGAGAAAAGTAGACATGGCCGTGAAACTAGCTTACAAGATGGATCAGTTAGGCATCTTTCCTTCAAGAGGGGTTTGTATTTCTTTGCTCAAAGAGATTCTACGGATTCAGGGTTTGGAGTTAGCTAGGGAGTTTGTTGAACACATGATTAGTAGAGGAAGACACCTTAACGCTGCTGTGCTCACCTTATTCGTTAGCAAACACTGCTCTGATGGTTGTTTTGATAAAGCCTGGGAACTGCTTATGGAGATGAAACAACAGTATGGAATCAGACCAGACATTGTGGCATTCACCGTTTTCATTCATAGATTGTGTAAGGCAGGGTTTCTAAAAGAAGCGACTTCGGTACTGTTTAATCTCAAACTCTTTGGTATCTCTCAGGATTCTGTATCAGTCAGTTGTGTTATAGATGGGTTCTGTAAAGCGGGAAAGCCAGAGGAAGCAGTTAAGCTCATTCATTACTTTCGTCTCAGACCAAACATTTTTGTGTACAGTAGCTTTCTGTCGAAAATATGTACCGAGGGAGACATGCTTAAAGCGTCTACCGTGTTTCAGGAGATCTTTGAGTTGGGGCTCCTCGCTGATTGTGTTTGTTATACTACTATGATAGGTGGATACTGTAAATTAGGCAAAATAGATGAAGCTTTCAAATGTTTTGGAGCTATGTTGAAAAGCGGAAACTCGCCGTCTTTAACTACGTATACACTGCTTATTGGTGCTTGCAGCAAGATTGGTAATGTAGATGATGCAGAAGCTTTGTTTCGGAATATGAAAGTGGAAGGTTTGGTGCCAGATGTTGTTACATATAACAATCTAATGCATGGGTATGGGAAGACTCATCAGCTGAATAAAGTCTTTGAGCTTATGGATGGAATGAGATCTGCTGGTGTCTTTCCAGATGTTGCAACCTACAATATCTTGATACACAGCATGGTCGTTAGAGGATACGTTGATGAAGCAAATGGTATTGTCAATGAGCTTATCAGACGTGGATTTGTGCCAAGTGTGTTGGCATTCACTGATGTGATTGGTGGGTTTTCAAAGAAGGGGGATTTTCAGGAAGCGTTTCTTCTGTGGCATTACATGGCTGATCTTAGAGTGCAGCCTGATGTTGTAACGTGCAGTGCGTTGCTACATGGGTACTGCAGAGCGCAGAGGATGGGTGATGCTATGGTGTTGTTTAATAAGTTGCTTGATGCCGGGTTGAAGCCTGATGTGGTTTTGTATAATACTCTCATCCATGGATATTGCAGTGTAGGAGAGACTGAGAAAGCATGTGAGTTGATTGGTATGATGGTTCAGAGGGGAATGGTTCCAAATGAGAGTACCTATGTAGCACTTGTTGTGGGGCTCGAGGGAAAGAGTGGTGTGAACTCAGAAAAGCATGCATCCATGTTACTTGAAGAAATTTTTGTAGCAAATAGTGCCAAGTAA